The proteins below come from a single Caulobacter segnis ATCC 21756 genomic window:
- a CDS encoding aromatic ring-hydroxylating oxygenase subunit alpha, which produces MPADDAQLLTRTAKLPADRFGEGFVRDAWYVACLSPDLKPGKTAKHEFLGEPVLLGRTRQGEAYALGDLCPHRAAALSAGRVHREADGTDSIECPYHGWRFGADGACKAIPSLTADSGFDISKVRVRRYPVVESQGLVWIWMASDPRRAAPPPEPPPTIPGVVGGKPKLVDHLDYDVHIDHAVLGLIDPAHGPYVHQQWWWRTTASQHEKAKTFRPSEAGFTMVRHAPSKNSKAYAILGGEPLTEITFRLPGLRWEHVSVGDKQVLALSAMTPINAHKTRMNQIIWSDHWAFLALYPIIRIAARAFLRQDGKIVDCQTPGLRCNPPLMWVGDADQQARWYHQCKREWAASRWEGRPFRNPVKEQTLRWRT; this is translated from the coding sequence ATGCCCGCCGACGACGCCCAGCTCCTGACCCGAACCGCCAAGCTTCCCGCCGATCGTTTCGGCGAGGGCTTCGTGCGCGACGCCTGGTACGTGGCCTGCCTGTCCCCCGACCTGAAGCCTGGCAAGACCGCCAAGCACGAGTTCCTGGGCGAACCTGTCCTGCTGGGCCGCACGCGCCAGGGCGAGGCCTATGCGCTGGGCGACCTCTGCCCGCATCGCGCCGCCGCTCTCTCGGCCGGGCGCGTCCATCGCGAGGCCGACGGGACCGACAGCATCGAGTGCCCCTATCACGGCTGGCGCTTCGGCGCGGACGGGGCCTGCAAGGCGATCCCGTCCCTGACCGCCGACAGCGGCTTCGACATCTCCAAGGTGCGGGTGCGCCGCTATCCGGTGGTCGAAAGCCAGGGCCTGGTCTGGATCTGGATGGCCTCCGACCCGCGTCGCGCGGCCCCGCCGCCCGAGCCCCCGCCGACCATCCCCGGCGTCGTGGGCGGCAAGCCCAAGCTGGTCGACCACCTGGACTACGACGTCCATATCGACCACGCGGTGCTGGGCCTGATCGACCCGGCCCACGGCCCCTACGTCCACCAGCAGTGGTGGTGGCGCACCACGGCCAGCCAGCACGAGAAGGCCAAGACCTTCCGCCCGTCCGAGGCCGGCTTCACCATGGTCCGGCACGCGCCGTCGAAGAACTCCAAGGCCTACGCCATCCTGGGCGGCGAGCCGCTGACCGAGATCACCTTCCGCCTGCCGGGCCTGCGCTGGGAGCACGTGAGCGTTGGCGACAAGCAGGTGCTGGCCCTCTCGGCCATGACCCCGATCAACGCCCACAAGACCCGGATGAACCAGATCATCTGGTCGGATCACTGGGCCTTCCTGGCGCTCTATCCGATCATCCGGATCGCGGCCCGCGCCTTCCTGCGGCAGGACGGCAAGATCGTCGACTGCCAGACGCCGGGCCTGCGATGCAATCCGCCGCTGATGTGGGTGGGGGACGCCGACCAGCAGGCCCGCTGGTACCATCAGTGCAAGCGCGAATGGGCCGCCAGCCGCTGGGAAGGCCGCCCCTTCCGCAACCCGGTCAAGGAACAGACGCTGCGCTGGCGGACCTGA
- a CDS encoding CPBP family glutamic-type intramembrane protease: MRHRLLNSLRTLPSPRGWGFCLAVSVVALAAMLAIGFSTGLYYLTPAQPGLALRMLTVLLIPALGEELPFRGLLTPGPGESRRPWLEAGLSTGLYVLWHVVEALTFLPGAAAVFLRPDFLACCAVLGLGCAIMKLRTGSIWPAVALHWVLVVVWQTWLGGVSALG; this comes from the coding sequence ATCCGTCATCGCCTGCTCAACAGCCTGCGCACCCTGCCCTCCCCGCGCGGCTGGGGCTTCTGCCTCGCCGTCTCGGTCGTCGCCCTGGCGGCGATGCTCGCCATCGGCTTCTCCACCGGCCTCTACTATCTGACGCCCGCTCAGCCCGGCCTGGCGCTGCGAATGCTGACCGTGCTGCTCATCCCGGCCCTGGGCGAGGAGCTGCCGTTTCGCGGCCTGCTGACGCCCGGCCCGGGCGAGAGCCGCCGCCCCTGGCTGGAGGCGGGTTTGTCCACGGGTCTCTATGTGCTCTGGCATGTCGTGGAGGCCCTGACATTCCTGCCGGGCGCCGCGGCGGTTTTCCTGCGGCCGGACTTCCTGGCCTGCTGCGCGGTCCTGGGCCTGGGCTGCGCGATCATGAAGCTTCGTACCGGCTCGATCTGGCCCGCCGTGGCCCTGCACTGGGTCTTGGTGGTGGTCTGGCAGACCTGGCTGGGCGGCGTCAGCGCCCTCGGCTGA
- a CDS encoding SH3 domain-containing protein: protein MFGKTTKTITLTIGAAAAALSMAAAPQASAGVTGCKASGSKQEVGAIVGGLLGGLAGNQIAGKGDRGTGTAIGAVIGAGAGSAVGCNMQKGDAAKQVGGIYKSGGYRYAQNVEAEPLVKVGHKYVARSTLNLRSAATTRAPRLGAVSSGQTFQALGRTGDGKWILVGQDGVGVGYVSSAYVYRA, encoded by the coding sequence ATGTTCGGCAAGACGACCAAGACTATCACCCTGACCATCGGCGCCGCCGCGGCGGCCCTGAGCATGGCCGCCGCCCCGCAAGCCAGCGCCGGCGTGACCGGCTGTAAGGCTTCGGGCTCGAAGCAGGAAGTCGGCGCCATCGTGGGCGGCCTGCTGGGCGGCCTGGCCGGCAACCAGATCGCCGGCAAGGGCGATCGCGGCACTGGCACGGCCATCGGCGCCGTGATCGGCGCGGGCGCCGGCTCGGCGGTCGGCTGCAACATGCAGAAGGGCGACGCAGCCAAGCAGGTCGGCGGGATCTACAAGTCGGGCGGCTACCGCTACGCCCAGAACGTCGAGGCCGAGCCGCTGGTCAAGGTGGGCCACAAGTACGTCGCCCGCTCGACCCTGAACCTGCGCTCTGCCGCCACGACCCGCGCGCCGCGTCTGGGCGCCGTGAGCTCGGGCCAGACCTTCCAGGCCCTGGGCCGCACCGGCGACGGCAAGTGGATCCTGGTCGGCCAGGACGGCGTCGGCGTCGGCTACGTCTCCAGCGCCTACGTCTACCGCGCCTAA
- a CDS encoding glutathione S-transferase family protein: MLKVHHLNESRSQRILWLLEELGLSYEVVQHTRDPQTRLAPPSLTAIHSLGKSPVIEDAGRVIIESGAIIDYVIRHHGGGRLAPDIKSADYDLYQQWLHYAEGSAMLPLLLNMYVGRLGEAGAPLHPRIQSEIANHLTFVDQSLAGRDFFVGDGLTGADIQMSFVPEVAKAMGKLGDYPNLAAWIEKMHARPAWKAALEKSGPYALGA; encoded by the coding sequence ATGCTGAAGGTCCACCACCTCAACGAGTCGCGATCGCAGCGGATCCTCTGGCTGCTGGAGGAATTGGGGCTGTCCTACGAGGTCGTCCAGCACACGCGCGATCCGCAGACGCGCCTGGCGCCGCCGTCGCTGACCGCGATCCATTCCCTGGGCAAGTCGCCGGTGATCGAGGACGCCGGCCGGGTGATCATCGAGTCCGGTGCGATCATCGACTACGTCATCCGCCATCATGGCGGCGGCCGCCTGGCGCCGGACATCAAGAGCGCCGACTACGACCTCTATCAGCAGTGGCTGCACTACGCCGAAGGCTCGGCCATGCTGCCGTTGCTGCTGAACATGTATGTCGGCCGCCTGGGCGAGGCCGGCGCGCCGCTGCACCCGCGCATCCAGTCCGAAATCGCCAACCACCTGACCTTCGTCGACCAGAGCCTGGCGGGCCGGGACTTCTTCGTCGGCGACGGCCTGACCGGCGCGGACATCCAGATGAGCTTCGTGCCCGAGGTGGCCAAGGCCATGGGCAAGCTCGGCGACTATCCCAACCTCGCCGCCTGGATCGAGAAGATGCACGCCCGCCCCGCATGGAAGGCGGCCCTGGAAAAGAGCGGGCCCTACGCGCTGGGGGCTTGA
- a CDS encoding acyl-CoA dehydrogenase family protein, whose amino-acid sequence MTTTIARDNAENLVLPGLIGLLREAADAAGLFVAEAKPAVLAHIAPEGGKVDRKLADVHQHRVHGYGWYAAYAELLNQVAGWAERLQDEGRFGEIEALLAQLLFSEYCAQLVGGVPMNQGEIVRPAHLVEDRAVLNRLYSNGLMKLMVEGGTQAVKSRIAQRLAEARGRPTLENTGLDETFEMIRDQFHAFAEEKVTPFAHEWHLKDELIPIELVEELGELGVFGLTIPEEYGGSGMGKTAMCVVSEELSRAWIGVGSLATRSEIAGELILTGGTDAQKEYWLPKIASAEILPTAVFTEPNTGSDLGSLRTRAELKGDQYVVTGNKTWITHAARADVMTLLVRTEPGTTDYRGLSMLLAPKPRGTDEAPFPAEGMSGGEIQVIGYRGMKEYELGFDGFTVPAENLLGGVPGQGFKQLMATFESARIQTAARAVGVAQAALETGLGYALDRQQFGQAIFEFPRVANKLAMMAAEIMGVRQLTYYAARQKDEGKRCDLEAGMAKLIAARVAWAAADNALQIHGGNGFAMEYAASRLLADARILNIFEGAGEIQAQVIARRLLDGGN is encoded by the coding sequence ATGACCACGACGATCGCGCGCGATAACGCTGAGAACCTCGTCCTCCCAGGCCTGATCGGCCTGCTGCGCGAGGCCGCCGACGCGGCGGGACTGTTCGTGGCCGAAGCCAAGCCCGCTGTCCTGGCTCACATCGCCCCGGAAGGCGGAAAGGTCGACCGCAAGCTGGCCGACGTCCACCAGCACCGCGTCCACGGCTATGGCTGGTACGCCGCCTATGCCGAGCTCCTGAACCAGGTCGCCGGCTGGGCCGAGCGGCTGCAGGACGAAGGCCGCTTCGGCGAGATCGAGGCCCTGCTGGCCCAGCTGCTGTTCTCGGAATACTGCGCCCAGCTGGTCGGCGGCGTGCCGATGAACCAGGGCGAGATCGTCCGTCCGGCCCATCTGGTCGAGGACCGCGCGGTGCTGAACCGGCTCTACTCCAACGGCCTGATGAAGCTGATGGTCGAGGGCGGCACGCAAGCCGTCAAAAGCCGGATCGCCCAGCGCCTGGCCGAGGCGCGCGGCCGGCCGACGCTGGAGAACACCGGCCTCGACGAGACCTTCGAGATGATCCGCGACCAGTTCCACGCCTTCGCCGAGGAAAAGGTCACGCCCTTCGCCCACGAATGGCACCTGAAGGACGAACTGATCCCGATCGAGCTGGTGGAGGAACTGGGCGAACTGGGCGTCTTCGGCCTGACCATCCCCGAGGAATATGGCGGCTCCGGCATGGGCAAGACCGCCATGTGCGTGGTGTCCGAGGAGCTCTCACGGGCCTGGATCGGCGTCGGGTCGCTCGCCACCCGCTCGGAGATCGCCGGCGAGCTGATCCTGACCGGCGGCACCGACGCCCAGAAGGAATACTGGCTGCCCAAGATCGCCAGCGCCGAGATCCTGCCGACCGCCGTCTTCACCGAGCCGAACACGGGCAGCGACCTCGGCTCCCTGCGAACCCGCGCCGAGCTGAAGGGCGACCAGTACGTGGTGACCGGGAACAAGACCTGGATCACCCACGCCGCCCGCGCCGACGTCATGACCCTGCTGGTCCGCACCGAGCCGGGCACCACCGACTATCGCGGCCTGTCGATGCTGCTGGCCCCCAAGCCGCGCGGGACCGACGAAGCCCCCTTCCCAGCCGAAGGCATGAGCGGGGGCGAGATCCAGGTGATCGGCTATCGCGGCATGAAGGAGTACGAGCTGGGTTTCGACGGCTTCACCGTGCCGGCCGAAAACCTGCTGGGCGGTGTCCCGGGCCAGGGCTTCAAGCAGCTGATGGCCACCTTCGAGAGCGCCCGCATCCAGACCGCGGCCCGCGCCGTCGGCGTCGCTCAGGCGGCGCTGGAGACCGGCCTTGGCTATGCGCTCGATCGCCAGCAGTTCGGCCAGGCGATCTTCGAGTTCCCGCGCGTGGCCAACAAACTGGCGATGATGGCGGCCGAGATCATGGGCGTGCGCCAGCTGACCTACTACGCCGCCCGCCAGAAGGACGAGGGCAAGCGCTGCGACCTCGAGGCCGGCATGGCCAAGCTGATCGCCGCCCGCGTCGCCTGGGCCGCCGCCGACAACGCCCTGCAGATCCACGGCGGCAACGGCTTCGCCATGGAATACGCCGCCAGCCGCCTGCTGGCCGACGCCCGGATTCTCAACATTTTCGAAGGCGCTGGCGAGATCCAGGCCCAGGTGATCGCGCGGAGGCTGCTGGACGGCGGGAACTAG
- a CDS encoding serine hydrolase, whose protein sequence is MLTTTRRSALVSAFATTGLAAFGSRALAQETGAVAAAVDRYAQEVMAAFDQPGLGITVVENGKVTLAKGYGVKTLGTQDRCDENTIFGIASNTKAMTAALIGMLVEEGRLAWDDPVTKHLPDFAMSDPIVTKLMTVRDLLVHRSGLTLGAGDLMLWPAPTHTRADIVAGLKYLPIGGQFRGGYAYDNVLYVAAGAVIEAVSGKSWEEMIKTRIFDPLGMTSTVSSPALVDRSRRASPHARLGPPTRGLGPQTVLPFDASFDAAAPAGGTNSTPKDIARWMLVQLGLGMLPNGKRLWSEPTAREMWRPHTITSWSEGPTDENPVRPSMQAYGLGWFVQDHRGERLLWHTGGLAGFISYTGLLPGRKSGIMIMTNAEETPVLRSLRYGGPDRLQGRTDYDWIASSKRVQAETEAQTLKDLARATTPTSGGAKPSLPLEAYAGVYRDPWYGTVTISVARPPGKKAGKAKGLHVSFDKTPALRGKLEPFDGEMFKTTFDDRTQEDAFFTFDLKDGRVVSALVKAVSPLADFSYDYQDLRLTRVS, encoded by the coding sequence ATGCTGACCACAACCCGCCGCTCCGCCCTCGTCTCGGCGTTCGCGACCACGGGCCTGGCGGCGTTCGGGAGTCGGGCGCTTGCCCAGGAGACCGGCGCCGTCGCCGCCGCCGTCGACCGCTACGCCCAGGAGGTCATGGCCGCCTTCGACCAGCCGGGCCTGGGGATCACCGTCGTCGAGAACGGCAAGGTCACCCTGGCCAAGGGCTATGGCGTCAAGACGCTGGGAACCCAGGACCGCTGCGACGAGAACACGATCTTCGGCATCGCCTCGAACACCAAGGCCATGACCGCCGCCCTGATCGGCATGCTGGTCGAGGAAGGACGCCTGGCCTGGGACGATCCGGTCACCAAGCACCTGCCCGACTTCGCGATGAGCGATCCGATCGTCACCAAGCTGATGACGGTGCGCGACCTCCTGGTCCATCGCAGCGGCCTGACCCTGGGGGCCGGCGACCTGATGCTATGGCCCGCCCCGACCCACACCCGCGCCGACATCGTCGCGGGTCTCAAATACCTGCCGATCGGCGGCCAGTTCCGGGGCGGCTACGCCTATGACAACGTCCTCTACGTCGCCGCCGGGGCGGTGATCGAGGCGGTCAGCGGCAAGAGCTGGGAGGAGATGATCAAGACGCGGATCTTCGATCCGCTGGGCATGACCAGCACCGTTTCCAGCCCGGCGCTGGTCGACAGGTCTCGCCGCGCTTCGCCGCACGCGCGCCTGGGTCCGCCGACCCGTGGTCTGGGGCCCCAGACCGTGCTGCCGTTCGACGCCAGCTTCGACGCGGCCGCGCCCGCCGGCGGGACCAATTCGACGCCGAAGGACATCGCCCGCTGGATGCTCGTCCAGCTGGGCCTGGGCATGCTGCCCAACGGCAAACGGCTCTGGAGCGAGCCGACCGCGCGCGAGATGTGGAGGCCGCACACCATCACCAGCTGGTCGGAGGGCCCCACGGACGAGAATCCGGTGCGTCCCTCCATGCAGGCCTATGGGCTGGGCTGGTTCGTGCAGGACCACCGCGGCGAGCGCCTGCTGTGGCATACGGGCGGCCTGGCCGGCTTCATCTCCTATACGGGGCTGCTGCCTGGCCGGAAGTCGGGGATCATGATCATGACCAACGCCGAGGAGACGCCCGTGCTGCGGTCCTTGCGCTATGGCGGACCCGACCGCCTGCAGGGCCGCACCGACTACGACTGGATCGCCTCCAGCAAGCGTGTCCAGGCCGAGACCGAAGCCCAGACCCTGAAGGATCTCGCCAGGGCCACCACGCCGACCAGCGGCGGCGCCAAGCCGAGCCTGCCGCTTGAGGCCTATGCGGGCGTCTATCGCGATCCCTGGTACGGCACGGTGACGATCAGCGTCGCCCGCCCCCCCGGAAAGAAGGCCGGCAAGGCCAAGGGCCTGCACGTTTCATTCGACAAGACGCCCGCCCTGCGCGGCAAGCTCGAGCCGTTCGACGGCGAGATGTTCAAGACGACCTTCGACGACCGCACCCAGGAGGACGCCTTCTTCACCTTCGACCTGAAGGACGGCCGCGTGGTGTCGGCCCTGGTCAAGGCGGTCTCGCCGCTGGCCGACTTCAGCTACGACTACCAGGACCTGCGGCTGACAAGGGTGTCTTGA
- a CDS encoding TetR/AcrR family transcriptional regulator, with the protein MGVRDEQKAATREKVLDAARDLFNEIGYDETTIRAIAERAGVSVGSVFTTFASKAEVLSHVMDHRLGELYAEFDRVVPFLRGGTADKLCSIFAIHYAFETRRVKLFLAHIAASYNPSNDVGVTPYGRNPRLTEMLLDVLRDGVQRGEVREDLDLPLIVDTLKAAYAWNYRMAAAAGGELPAERMSSVMDKQIAMIAEGWKPR; encoded by the coding sequence GTGGGCGTAAGGGACGAACAGAAGGCCGCGACGCGCGAGAAGGTTCTCGACGCGGCGCGCGACCTGTTCAATGAGATCGGATACGACGAGACCACCATCCGCGCCATCGCGGAGCGGGCGGGGGTCTCGGTCGGCAGCGTGTTCACCACCTTCGCCTCCAAGGCGGAGGTGCTGAGTCATGTGATGGACCACAGACTGGGCGAACTCTACGCGGAGTTCGACCGGGTGGTCCCATTTCTGCGGGGCGGCACGGCGGACAAGCTGTGCTCGATCTTCGCCATCCACTACGCGTTCGAGACGCGGCGGGTGAAGCTGTTCCTGGCGCACATCGCCGCCTCGTACAATCCCAGCAACGATGTCGGCGTGACGCCGTACGGCCGCAATCCGCGCCTGACGGAGATGCTGCTCGACGTGCTGCGGGACGGCGTCCAGCGGGGCGAGGTGCGCGAGGATCTCGACCTGCCGCTGATCGTCGACACGCTGAAGGCGGCCTACGCCTGGAACTACCGCATGGCGGCCGCGGCGGGCGGCGAGCTGCCCGCCGAACGCATGTCGTCGGTCATGGACAAGCAGATCGCCATGATCGCCGAGGGCTGGAAGCCGCGCTGA
- a CDS encoding TetR/AcrR family transcriptional regulator: MSFVSVNIDQGLEAPVKLTRRALAKQRTRERVLAAARRLFSERGYEGATIRDIAQAAGMSTGAVFASFADKSELFEEILTADHEVIHAQMNQAARTAKTVDEALMGLFGVAYSFHVEQLPLLRASIAVSWTRSEAAERRARTELKHLFQLIDEALQRGVEQKQLKADVDAKLLAEIIWDVYLANYRRAVYDGWSVDALLERLSNQLKIILAGARA, encoded by the coding sequence ATGAGCTTCGTATCCGTCAATATCGATCAGGGCCTCGAGGCCCCGGTGAAACTGACCCGCCGCGCGCTGGCCAAGCAGCGCACGCGCGAACGCGTCCTGGCCGCCGCGCGCCGCCTGTTCAGCGAGCGTGGCTATGAGGGCGCGACCATCCGTGACATCGCCCAGGCCGCTGGCATGTCGACCGGCGCCGTCTTCGCCAGCTTCGCCGACAAGTCGGAGCTGTTCGAAGAGATCCTGACCGCCGACCACGAAGTCATCCACGCCCAGATGAACCAGGCCGCCCGCACCGCCAAGACGGTGGACGAGGCGCTGATGGGTCTGTTCGGCGTCGCCTACAGCTTCCATGTCGAGCAATTGCCGCTGCTGCGCGCCAGCATCGCGGTCTCCTGGACCCGTTCGGAAGCCGCCGAGCGTCGCGCGCGCACCGAACTCAAGCATCTCTTCCAGTTGATCGACGAGGCGCTGCAGCGCGGCGTCGAGCAAAAGCAGCTCAAGGCCGATGTTGACGCCAAGCTCTTGGCGGAAATCATCTGGGACGTGTATCTCGCCAACTATCGTCGCGCGGTTTATGACGGTTGGTCGGTCGATGCTCTTCTGGAGCGTCTCTCGAATCAACTGAAGATCATTCTCGCGGGCGCTCGCGCCTAG
- a CDS encoding twin transmembrane helix small protein, with amino-acid sequence MSHLFDFLVPAALLAVLIALGAGLYALFRGGDFGRSYSNKLMRLRVLLQFIAIIVLVAAAFWWRKGA; translated from the coding sequence ATGTCCCACCTGTTCGACTTTCTCGTCCCAGCCGCCCTTCTGGCGGTGCTGATCGCCCTGGGCGCGGGCCTTTACGCGCTGTTCCGCGGGGGCGACTTCGGGCGCTCGTACTCCAACAAGCTGATGCGGCTGCGGGTGCTCCTGCAGTTCATCGCCATCATCGTCCTGGTCGCCGCCGCGTTCTGGTGGCGGAAGGGCGCTTGA
- a CDS encoding cob(I)yrinic acid a,c-diamide adenosyltransferase: MVTLNRIYTRTGDAGSTRLATGAPVSKASQRVEAYGGVDETNAAIGQARQHTAGDPVLDAILERVQNDLFDLGADLATPEQHEKPEWEPLRILDSQVERLEGEIDLLNAELSPLTSFVLPAGSPAAAALHVARTVCRRAERSCVALMTIEGEIVGAPAIKYLNRLSDLLFVAARWANDKGKADVLWKPGATR; encoded by the coding sequence ATGGTCACGCTGAACCGCATCTACACGCGCACCGGCGACGCCGGCTCGACGCGCCTGGCGACGGGAGCGCCGGTCAGCAAGGCTTCGCAACGGGTCGAGGCCTACGGCGGCGTGGATGAGACCAACGCCGCGATCGGACAGGCGCGACAGCATACCGCAGGCGATCCGGTGCTCGACGCCATCCTCGAGCGCGTCCAGAACGACCTCTTTGACCTGGGCGCCGACCTCGCCACGCCCGAGCAGCACGAAAAGCCGGAATGGGAGCCGCTGCGCATCCTCGACAGCCAGGTCGAGCGGCTGGAGGGCGAGATCGATCTTCTGAACGCCGAGCTCTCGCCGCTGACCTCGTTCGTCCTGCCGGCCGGCTCGCCAGCCGCCGCCGCCCTGCATGTGGCCCGCACCGTCTGCCGGCGCGCCGAGCGCAGCTGCGTGGCGCTGATGACCATAGAGGGCGAAATCGTCGGAGCGCCCGCGATCAAGTACCTGAACCGGCTGTCGGACCTGCTGTTCGTCGCGGCCCGTTGGGCCAACGACAAGGGCAAGGCGGACGTGCTGTGGAAGCCGGGCGCGACGCGGTAG